In one Mycobacteroides chelonae genomic region, the following are encoded:
- a CDS encoding bifunctional FO biosynthesis protein CofGH: MPDDVTPLPNPAFPAPKAASSVPDAARAGGSSPALRRVLRRARDGVTLNVDEAALALTARGDDLVDLMASASRVRDAGLESAGRRGAAGRLPVSYSRKVFIPVTHLCRDKCHYCTFVTVPGKLRAQGQGMYLEPDEILDIARRGAELGCKEALFTLGDRPEDRWPEAKQWLDERGYDTTLDYVRAMSIRVLEETGLLPHLNPGVMTWSELARLKPVAPSMGMMLETTSRRLFETRGEAHYGSPDKDPAVRLRTLTDAGRLSIPFTTGLLVGIGENLTERAETIHAIRKVHKEFGHVQEVLVQNFRAKPDTAMKSTPDADIDDFLATIAVTRLVLGPKMRVQSPPNLVSRSECLALIAAGVDDWGGVSPLTPDHVNPERPWPAVDDLADVTAEAGYDLVQRLTAHPQYVQAGAAWIDPRVRGHVEALADPETGYALDISPTGLPWQEPDETWESTGRVDLHEAIDSEGRNTDTRSDLASAFGDWESIREHVRELNARAPEKVSGDVLAALRSAERDPAGCSDDEYLALATAEGPAMDAVAALADSIRADVVGDDVTYVVNRNINFTNICYTGCRFCAFAQRKGDADAFSLSAEEVGDRAWEAYVAGATEVCMQGGIDPELPVTGYADLVRAVKKRVPSMHVHAFSPMEIVNGASKGGQSVREWLTELRAAGLDTIPGTAAEILDDEVRWVLTKGKLPASEWIDVISTAHEVGLRSSSTMMYGHVDTPKHWVSHLRVLSGIQDRTGGFTEFVPLPFVHQSAPLYLAGAARPGPTNRDNRAVHALARIMLHGRIHNIQTSWVKLGIDGTRVMLEGGANDLGGTLMEETISRMAGSEHGSAKTIAELEEIADGIGRPAVERTTTYARRPSAA, from the coding sequence GTGCCCGACGACGTAACGCCGCTGCCGAATCCCGCCTTTCCCGCGCCGAAAGCGGCATCTTCTGTTCCGGATGCCGCACGCGCAGGTGGCTCATCGCCCGCACTGAGGCGGGTGCTGCGCCGCGCCCGCGATGGCGTGACGCTGAACGTCGATGAGGCCGCGCTCGCGCTGACCGCGCGGGGAGACGATCTGGTCGACCTGATGGCCAGTGCGTCGCGCGTGCGCGACGCCGGGCTGGAGTCGGCCGGGCGTCGCGGCGCGGCCGGGCGCCTGCCGGTCTCCTATTCGCGCAAGGTCTTCATTCCGGTTACCCACCTGTGCCGGGACAAGTGCCATTACTGCACCTTCGTGACGGTTCCGGGCAAGCTGCGCGCGCAGGGCCAGGGCATGTACCTGGAGCCCGACGAGATCTTGGACATTGCCCGTCGCGGCGCCGAATTGGGTTGCAAAGAGGCCTTGTTCACGCTGGGCGATCGGCCTGAGGACCGCTGGCCGGAGGCCAAACAGTGGCTCGATGAGCGTGGATACGACACCACGCTTGATTACGTGCGGGCCATGTCGATCCGGGTGCTGGAAGAGACGGGACTGCTGCCGCACCTGAACCCGGGCGTGATGACGTGGTCCGAGCTGGCACGGCTCAAGCCGGTGGCGCCTTCGATGGGGATGATGCTGGAAACCACGTCGCGGCGGCTGTTCGAGACGCGGGGCGAGGCGCACTATGGCAGCCCCGACAAGGACCCCGCGGTGCGGCTGCGCACGCTGACCGACGCCGGCCGGCTGTCCATCCCCTTCACCACCGGGCTGCTGGTGGGCATCGGGGAGAACCTGACCGAACGGGCCGAGACCATTCACGCGATCCGGAAGGTACACAAGGAGTTCGGGCACGTGCAGGAAGTGCTTGTGCAGAACTTCCGCGCCAAGCCGGACACCGCGATGAAGTCGACGCCCGACGCCGATATCGACGACTTCCTGGCCACCATCGCCGTGACCAGGCTGGTACTGGGTCCCAAGATGCGGGTGCAGTCGCCGCCAAACCTGGTGTCCCGCAGTGAATGCCTCGCGCTCATCGCGGCGGGTGTGGACGACTGGGGCGGTGTCTCGCCGCTCACGCCCGACCACGTCAATCCCGAACGCCCCTGGCCCGCAGTGGACGATCTGGCCGACGTGACCGCCGAGGCCGGATACGACCTGGTGCAGCGGCTCACCGCGCACCCGCAGTACGTGCAGGCGGGGGCGGCGTGGATCGACCCGCGGGTACGTGGACACGTGGAGGCCCTGGCCGACCCGGAAACCGGTTACGCCCTGGATATCTCGCCGACGGGATTGCCCTGGCAGGAGCCCGACGAGACCTGGGAGTCGACGGGCCGGGTAGACCTGCATGAGGCCATCGATTCGGAGGGCCGCAACACCGACACTCGTAGCGATCTGGCGAGTGCCTTCGGGGACTGGGAATCCATCCGCGAACATGTTCGTGAACTGAATGCGCGTGCCCCGGAAAAGGTGAGCGGTGACGTGCTGGCGGCGCTGCGCTCCGCCGAGAGAGATCCGGCCGGCTGCAGCGATGACGAGTACCTGGCGTTGGCGACCGCCGAGGGTCCGGCTATGGATGCTGTTGCCGCGCTGGCTGATTCGATCCGCGCGGATGTGGTCGGTGACGACGTCACGTACGTGGTGAACAGGAACATCAACTTCACCAACATCTGCTACACCGGCTGCCGTTTCTGCGCCTTCGCGCAGCGCAAGGGCGATGCCGACGCCTTCTCGCTGTCGGCCGAGGAGGTCGGAGACCGCGCCTGGGAGGCGTATGTCGCCGGTGCTACCGAGGTCTGCATGCAGGGCGGTATCGACCCGGAGCTGCCGGTCACCGGGTATGCCGATCTGGTGCGCGCGGTCAAGAAGCGGGTGCCCAGCATGCACGTGCACGCCTTCAGCCCGATGGAGATCGTCAACGGTGCGTCCAAGGGTGGCCAGAGCGTTCGTGAGTGGTTGACCGAACTGCGCGCCGCAGGTCTGGACACCATTCCGGGCACCGCCGCCGAGATCCTCGACGACGAGGTTCGGTGGGTGCTGACCAAGGGCAAGCTGCCCGCGTCGGAATGGATCGATGTCATCAGCACCGCGCACGAAGTGGGGCTGCGGTCCAGCTCCACCATGATGTATGGGCACGTCGATACGCCCAAGCACTGGGTGTCGCATCTGCGGGTTCTCTCCGGAATTCAGGACCGCACAGGCGGATTCACCGAGTTCGTACCGCTGCCGTTCGTGCATCAGAGCGCCCCGCTGTACCTGGCGGGCGCCGCGCGGCCCGGGCCCACCAACCGTGACAACCGGGCGGTGCACGCATTGGCGCGCATCATGCTGCATGGGCGTATCCACAACATCCAGACCAGCTGGGTCAAGCTGGGTATCGACGGCACACGGGTGATGCTCGAAGGAGGTGCCAACGATCTGGGCGGCACCCTCATGGAGGAGACCATCTCCCGGATGGCCGGATCTGAACACGGATCCGCCAAGACCATCGCCGAGCTGGAAGAAATCGCCGACGGCATCGGACGCCCCGCAGTGGAACGCACCACCACCTACGCGCGGCGGCCGTCCGCCGCGTAA
- a CDS encoding O-methyltransferase yields MSNAKPSYEAIDYRLRPAKAVERKMLADAFRALDRASSLRHYQYIGFGSPYFADFALFHRALNIQSMVSIEREIDDKDRFEFNRPFAAIELKFGESSEILPELAWTQKTITWLDYDDPLELSMLDDLALCVRNMPSGSIILISSSAHPNSKLDERVDDLRNRLDTYAPAQVTANQLGGWSLAGIYRDIIDERIRTAIRERNTLKDNELKVHYQQIFNFQYADGVKMLTVGGIILNESDETGYRACAFDKFDFHRSDNDAYRINVPKLTPKEIRHLDSFLPSENEINATDVGIPQSQSARYAALYRYFPRYVDADL; encoded by the coding sequence ATGAGTAACGCGAAGCCCAGCTACGAGGCCATCGACTACCGATTAAGGCCTGCTAAGGCGGTCGAACGTAAGATGTTAGCCGACGCATTTCGAGCATTAGATCGGGCAAGCTCCCTGCGTCATTACCAATATATCGGCTTCGGGTCTCCATACTTCGCAGACTTCGCCCTATTTCACCGTGCGTTAAATATACAGTCAATGGTGTCGATCGAGCGCGAAATAGACGACAAGGACAGGTTCGAATTCAACAGGCCATTTGCGGCTATTGAATTAAAGTTTGGTGAATCGTCAGAGATTCTGCCTGAGCTCGCATGGACCCAGAAAACGATAACCTGGCTCGATTACGACGATCCGCTAGAACTTTCGATGCTCGATGACCTTGCACTATGTGTACGGAACATGCCATCGGGCAGCATCATTCTTATCTCTTCGTCAGCGCACCCTAATAGCAAGCTAGACGAAAGAGTGGACGACCTGCGGAATCGCCTAGATACCTATGCGCCAGCACAGGTGACAGCGAACCAGCTCGGAGGATGGAGCCTAGCTGGGATCTACCGAGACATTATCGACGAGCGTATCCGTACTGCGATCCGCGAACGCAACACACTCAAAGATAACGAACTAAAAGTTCATTATCAGCAGATATTCAATTTCCAATACGCGGACGGAGTAAAGATGCTCACCGTCGGCGGCATCATTCTGAATGAATCAGACGAGACAGGGTATCGCGCATGCGCCTTCGACAAGTTCGATTTTCATCGATCGGACAATGACGCGTATAGAATTAATGTGCCTAAATTAACACCCAAAGAAATCAGGCATCTCGATTCTTTCCTCCCGTCAGAAAACGAAATAAACGCCACTGACGTAGGAATACCTCAAAGTCAATCAGCAAGATATGCCGCGCTCTATCGGTACTTTCCGAGATACGTCGATGCCGACCTGTAA
- a CDS encoding ATP-binding protein: MTSEIIKAEPTKAFFISMLVRDISLIPAIIDLVDNSVDGARRLRPKTSKGSPTQAVKGNRFANLWINIRIDGNSFEISDNCGGIPWKIARDYAFRFGRPDGAPDTPNSIGQFGIGMKRSLFKFGKTFSIDSKSAEEYFKLDVDVKEWEKSPEWTFSNVTYRHEVTPPDAAGTIIKVNGLYDSVAENFSESRFHNELIEELARTHQATINDGLSITLNSIPVNVNIQTLISANELQPAHLIETLDESSDRPVHIEIFAGIDRSAPASAGWYIYCNGRLILGPDQTSITGWGEGNGKTLPRYHNQFARFRGYVFFESSDVEKLPWTTTKEGIDGDHRMYRAIRPKMIEVARPVIDFLNALDNEKDHPDREDLEKMVRKAERESTAPISSVPESPKFVSPSRTAKPKSTTKSIQYSRPAAQIEKAKAWLEVSSNREVGEGTFDYFYQAEFGDDDE, encoded by the coding sequence ATGACTTCAGAAATCATCAAGGCGGAGCCCACAAAGGCCTTTTTTATATCCATGCTCGTGCGCGACATAAGCCTTATACCTGCAATAATTGACCTCGTTGACAATTCGGTTGATGGAGCTCGTAGGCTTCGACCAAAAACAAGCAAAGGATCACCCACCCAAGCAGTTAAAGGCAATCGCTTCGCGAATCTATGGATAAATATAAGAATTGACGGAAATAGTTTCGAAATCAGCGATAATTGTGGAGGAATACCTTGGAAAATCGCGCGCGACTACGCATTCCGATTCGGTCGTCCAGATGGAGCTCCGGACACCCCTAACTCCATAGGGCAATTCGGAATAGGTATGAAACGTTCACTTTTTAAGTTCGGGAAGACCTTCTCGATCGACTCGAAAAGTGCAGAAGAGTATTTCAAATTAGACGTCGACGTAAAGGAGTGGGAGAAGAGCCCAGAATGGACCTTCTCTAACGTAACCTATCGACACGAAGTAACGCCGCCCGATGCCGCCGGGACGATCATCAAAGTCAATGGCCTATACGACTCAGTAGCGGAAAATTTCAGCGAATCTAGATTCCATAACGAACTTATCGAAGAACTCGCCCGCACACACCAAGCGACCATAAATGACGGTCTATCTATTACATTGAATTCCATTCCGGTTAATGTCAACATTCAGACATTAATCTCCGCGAACGAGCTTCAGCCCGCACATCTTATCGAGACGCTTGACGAATCCTCTGACCGTCCAGTGCATATTGAAATATTTGCAGGAATAGACCGGTCAGCCCCCGCATCCGCTGGCTGGTACATTTACTGCAACGGAAGGCTCATATTAGGCCCAGATCAAACGTCGATAACTGGTTGGGGAGAAGGGAATGGAAAGACACTCCCGCGGTATCACAATCAGTTTGCCCGTTTTAGGGGCTACGTATTCTTTGAAAGCTCCGATGTCGAAAAACTTCCATGGACCACAACCAAAGAAGGCATCGATGGCGACCACCGGATGTACCGCGCCATACGTCCAAAAATGATCGAAGTAGCGCGACCCGTGATTGATTTCCTCAACGCCCTCGATAATGAAAAGGATCATCCAGACAGGGAAGACCTTGAGAAGATGGTGCGGAAGGCGGAGAGGGAGAGCACGGCTCCTATCAGCTCAGTCCCAGAATCCCCTAAATTTGTCTCCCCGAGCCGGACAGCGAAGCCAAAATCAACCACGAAATCTATCCAGTACTCGAGGCCAGCGGCTCAGATCGAAAAGGCCAAGGCTTGGCTTGAGGTATCTTCAAACCGCGAAGTTGGCGAGGGAACCTTCGACTATTTCTATCAAGCTGAGTTCGGCGACGACGATGAGTAA
- a CDS encoding DNA cytosine methyltransferase — MCDRLRVPPTTNSSRRNRQTRPIAVDLFAGAGGLTLGFEQAGFDIVAAAEYDPVHAATHLFNFPQCEMLCRNIANLSGAEVLSAARKGFERMHPDLIWPGRLDAIVGGPPCQGFSSGGKREEGDERNELLLEFVRLVEEIQPRTLCLENVAGLLEGRFTHVREVAFNRLRDAGYELSGTESTVNSLRFAVPQMRRRVVVLGAREGGAPGRPRTMPGEVSVADALSGLPSPGRYEALFDSDEVRLDGRDFKRLQSTSSEYARYLVGLDPTPGDRSRPRQWERHLLTGSRRTRHEAGTVARFKLTEPASVEARSRLYRLPVNGPARTLRAGTGAERGAHTSPRPIHPLEDRVITVREAARLHGYPDWFRFHTTNWHGHRQVGNSVPPPLARAAARVLLECLSEYKPLPLRAAVMLGDPALLWMSRTAAKSMVGAVAEEMPATRSRRSSDPADNLDAVAGAQGKSTS; from the coding sequence ATGTGCGATCGTCTTCGTGTGCCGCCGACAACAAACAGCTCCCGCCGTAATCGTCAGACGCGCCCGATCGCTGTAGATTTGTTTGCTGGCGCGGGGGGGTTGACGCTGGGATTTGAGCAAGCTGGGTTCGATATTGTGGCCGCAGCAGAGTATGATCCGGTCCACGCTGCCACCCACCTGTTTAACTTTCCCCAGTGTGAGATGCTTTGCCGAAACATCGCGAATCTGTCCGGAGCCGAGGTTTTGAGCGCTGCCCGTAAGGGGTTCGAGCGCATGCACCCCGACTTGATCTGGCCAGGCCGCCTTGACGCAATCGTGGGAGGTCCTCCTTGCCAAGGGTTTTCGTCTGGAGGGAAGCGTGAGGAGGGAGATGAACGTAACGAGCTTCTCTTAGAATTCGTCAGACTCGTAGAGGAGATTCAACCGCGCACCCTATGCCTAGAGAATGTTGCGGGTCTCCTTGAGGGCAGGTTTACCCATGTCCGTGAGGTGGCGTTCAATCGCCTACGTGACGCGGGATATGAATTGTCGGGCACTGAGTCGACTGTGAACAGCTTGCGATTCGCTGTGCCGCAGATGCGTCGTCGCGTTGTCGTGTTGGGGGCAAGGGAGGGAGGCGCGCCTGGTCGGCCGCGAACCATGCCGGGTGAAGTTTCGGTTGCTGATGCGCTGTCGGGGCTGCCTTCCCCGGGCCGATATGAGGCATTGTTCGATTCGGACGAAGTGCGCTTGGACGGGCGCGACTTCAAGCGGCTGCAGAGTACTTCGAGCGAGTACGCAAGATATCTGGTCGGTTTAGACCCGACCCCTGGGGACCGATCACGTCCGCGACAATGGGAAAGGCACCTCTTGACAGGATCGCGGCGTACGCGTCACGAAGCGGGCACCGTCGCCAGATTCAAGCTGACAGAGCCAGCATCGGTCGAGGCTAGGAGCCGTTTGTACCGTCTTCCAGTGAATGGGCCAGCTCGGACGCTTCGTGCAGGCACGGGCGCGGAGAGAGGTGCGCACACTTCCCCAAGGCCGATCCACCCGTTGGAAGACCGAGTCATAACGGTCCGGGAAGCGGCCAGGCTTCACGGCTATCCCGATTGGTTTCGGTTTCACACGACGAACTGGCACGGTCATCGGCAAGTTGGAAACAGTGTGCCGCCCCCCCTCGCTCGTGCGGCAGCACGGGTGCTTCTCGAGTGCCTAAGCGAGTACAAGCCGCTTCCACTCAGGGCGGCGGTGATGCTCGGTGACCCGGCGCTTTTGTGGATGTCGCGTACAGCTGCTAAGTCCATGGTCGGGGCTGTCGCGGAAGAGATGCCAGCCACTCGAAGCAGAAGGTCTTCCGATCCGGCGGACAATCTAGATGCCGTGGCTGGCGCTCAAGGCAAATCGACTAGCTGA
- a CDS encoding very short patch repair endonuclease, with protein sequence MPNEDSDPRIRAVMRGNRSRDTKPELAVRCLLHSCGLRFRVDYRPVAAIPRRADIVFTRARIAVFIDGCFWHGCPEHHVPAKSNTQYWGSKIRRNRARDSETTYLLRRSGWTVLRYWSHEPAEYVAADICERYRNTTAQLS encoded by the coding sequence GTGCCCAACGAAGACAGCGATCCACGAATCCGGGCAGTAATGCGCGGCAACCGTTCCCGCGACACAAAACCCGAGCTGGCCGTCCGGTGCCTGCTTCATTCCTGTGGCCTTCGCTTCCGAGTCGACTACAGGCCAGTAGCAGCTATCCCCCGCCGTGCAGACATCGTATTCACCCGAGCTCGGATAGCCGTTTTCATCGACGGGTGCTTCTGGCATGGATGCCCCGAACACCATGTTCCAGCAAAGTCAAATACGCAATATTGGGGCTCAAAGATCCGCCGCAATCGCGCGAGAGATTCAGAAACGACATACTTGCTCAGACGCTCCGGGTGGACAGTACTGCGGTATTGGAGTCATGAACCAGCTGAGTACGTCGCAGCCGACATCTGCGAAAGATACCGAAACACAACAGCACAACTCAGCTAG
- a CDS encoding MspA family porin has protein sequence MITRLVATSFIVAMLGFMVAVPASAEPREMAPQSYSRTTRDGWQLQIRLDNERVNVVPNLAAATNSREAFITLSGTATASGGTNPITDSLFVIGYQLGCQSDVSAGLQLGGSAGIAPSVSLGVAPTPSVGVGGSAGVSGFVQTVVQPGVIVNLPMANMVLSHGGTGALDLDNVHVKADACGGDVTIRSFASLRASTETGHTEFAIYGDPIKI, from the coding sequence GTGATTACCCGACTCGTAGCGACAAGCTTCATCGTTGCCATGCTTGGGTTCATGGTCGCGGTACCGGCCAGTGCAGAGCCGAGAGAGATGGCGCCGCAGTCATATTCGCGGACAACCCGCGATGGCTGGCAACTGCAGATCAGGCTCGACAATGAACGCGTCAACGTGGTTCCCAACCTGGCCGCGGCAACCAACTCGCGTGAGGCATTCATTACCCTGTCGGGCACGGCGACCGCCTCCGGCGGCACCAACCCCATCACCGACAGCCTCTTCGTCATCGGATATCAGCTCGGTTGCCAGTCGGATGTGTCTGCGGGCTTGCAGCTTGGTGGATCGGCGGGTATCGCGCCGTCGGTGAGCCTTGGTGTGGCACCGACACCGTCGGTGGGAGTGGGAGGCAGCGCGGGAGTCAGCGGGTTCGTTCAGACCGTGGTGCAGCCGGGCGTCATCGTGAACCTCCCGATGGCCAATATGGTTCTGTCCCACGGTGGTACGGGTGCGCTGGATTTGGACAATGTGCATGTGAAGGCAGATGCCTGTGGTGGTGACGTGACGATCCGTTCCTTCGCCTCGTTGCGGGCGTCGACCGAGACCGGTCACACCGAGTTCGCAATCTATGGCGATCCGATCAAGATCTGA
- a CDS encoding NADPH-dependent 2,4-dienoyl-CoA reductase has protein sequence MSNPYPTLLSPLDLGFTTLRNRVVMGSMHAGLEDFPWDTPALAAYFAERAKGGVGMIITGGYAINRAAWLKPLAGKLTTSLEAYRHRIVTNAVHKNGGKIIVQLLHAGRYGYHPFSVSASNKKSPITPFKPRKLSTKGVWQTIEDWAHSAKMAKKAGYDGVEIMGSEGYFINQFLAPYTNDRNDEFGGSPKNRRRLAVEVVKAVRKAVGPEFIICYRLSMADYVPDGQTWDEIVALAKEIEAAGATIINTGIGWHEARVPTIVTSVPQNAFVDLSNKIAQEVRIPVMASNRINMPQSAEQILNDGQVQLISMARPLLADPDWVKKASADHADEINTCIACNQACLDHSFVNKKASCLLNPRAGNETTLKLLPTRHAKKIAVVGAGPAGLAAAVTAAGRGHKVVLFEANPEIGGQFDMARKIPGKEEFNETIRYYTTMLKKYGVTVLLNKKVDAQELIAGKFDDVILATGVKPRVPAIPGIDHPMVLSYPEVIKQIKPVGKRVAVVGAGGIGFDVSEFLTIDESPTLNLKEWRAEWGISEEHDSRGSLTKPIPAPAVREVYLCQRKKGSLGKGLGKTTGWVHRASLKAKKVTELAGVNYERIDDAGLHISFGEERKDPRVLEVDNVVICAGQESVRDLDDVLKEAGVEAHVIGGAALAGELDAKRAIKQGTELAAKL, from the coding sequence ATGAGTAATCCATATCCAACCCTGTTGTCCCCCTTGGACCTTGGCTTCACAACGTTGAGGAACCGAGTCGTCATGGGATCCATGCACGCAGGACTTGAGGACTTCCCCTGGGATACGCCCGCCCTGGCGGCCTACTTCGCCGAGCGCGCCAAAGGCGGCGTCGGCATGATCATCACCGGCGGATACGCCATCAACCGTGCCGCCTGGCTCAAGCCCCTGGCCGGAAAGCTCACCACTTCCCTTGAGGCGTACCGGCATCGCATTGTCACCAACGCGGTGCACAAGAACGGCGGCAAGATCATCGTCCAGCTGCTGCATGCGGGCCGCTACGGATACCACCCGTTCTCGGTGAGCGCGTCGAACAAGAAGTCACCCATCACGCCGTTCAAGCCGCGCAAGCTCAGCACCAAGGGTGTCTGGCAGACGATCGAAGACTGGGCACATAGCGCCAAGATGGCCAAGAAGGCCGGTTACGACGGCGTGGAAATCATGGGTAGCGAAGGCTATTTCATCAACCAGTTCCTCGCGCCGTACACCAACGATCGCAACGACGAGTTCGGCGGCAGCCCGAAGAACCGGCGCAGACTGGCCGTCGAGGTGGTCAAGGCCGTCCGCAAGGCGGTCGGACCGGAGTTCATCATCTGCTATCGGCTGTCCATGGCCGACTATGTGCCCGACGGCCAGACCTGGGATGAGATCGTGGCGCTGGCCAAGGAGATCGAGGCTGCCGGTGCGACGATCATCAACACCGGCATCGGCTGGCATGAGGCGCGAGTGCCCACCATCGTCACCTCGGTGCCACAGAACGCGTTCGTGGATCTGTCTAACAAGATCGCTCAAGAGGTTCGGATTCCGGTGATGGCATCCAACCGGATCAACATGCCGCAGTCCGCCGAACAGATCCTCAACGACGGTCAGGTGCAGTTGATTTCGATGGCCAGGCCGCTGCTGGCCGACCCGGACTGGGTCAAGAAGGCCTCGGCCGATCACGCCGACGAGATCAACACCTGCATCGCCTGCAACCAGGCCTGCCTGGATCACTCGTTCGTGAACAAGAAGGCCAGCTGCCTGCTGAACCCGCGTGCGGGCAACGAGACAACGCTCAAACTGCTGCCGACTCGGCATGCCAAGAAGATCGCCGTCGTCGGCGCGGGCCCGGCCGGACTGGCGGCCGCCGTCACCGCGGCCGGACGCGGGCACAAGGTGGTGCTGTTCGAGGCCAACCCCGAGATCGGCGGCCAGTTCGACATGGCCCGCAAGATTCCCGGCAAGGAAGAGTTCAACGAGACCATTCGCTACTACACGACGATGCTCAAAAAGTACGGCGTCACAGTGCTTTTGAACAAGAAGGTGGATGCGCAGGAGCTGATCGCCGGCAAGTTCGACGATGTCATCTTGGCCACCGGGGTCAAGCCCCGGGTTCCGGCCATCCCCGGCATCGACCACCCGATGGTGCTCTCCTACCCGGAGGTCATCAAGCAGATCAAGCCCGTCGGCAAGCGTGTGGCGGTGGTCGGCGCCGGCGGCATCGGCTTCGATGTGTCCGAGTTCCTGACGATCGACGAGTCACCGACGCTGAACCTCAAGGAGTGGCGGGCCGAGTGGGGCATCTCCGAGGAGCACGACTCCCGCGGTTCGCTCACGAAACCCATTCCGGCTCCAGCGGTTCGCGAGGTCTACCTGTGCCAGCGCAAGAAGGGATCGCTGGGCAAGGGGCTGGGCAAGACCACGGGCTGGGTGCACCGCGCATCACTCAAGGCCAAGAAGGTGACCGAGCTGGCGGGGGTCAACTACGAGCGGATCGACGATGCCGGACTGCACATCAGTTTCGGTGAGGAGCGCAAAGACCCGCGGGTGCTCGAGGTCGACAACGTGGTGATCTGCGCGGGCCAGGAATCGGTGCGCGACCTCGACGACGTGTTGAAGGAAGCCGGGGTCGAAGCCCACGTGATCGGTGGCGCTGCGCTGGCCGGCGAGCTGGATGCCAAGCGCGCGATCAAGCAGGGCACCGAGCTGGCCGCGAAGCTGTAG
- a CDS encoding PadR family transcriptional regulator: protein MALTHAILLSLAEQNGSGYELTSRFDRSIGYFYSATHQQIYRTLRRMEDDSWLRCTVVDQEGRPAKKVYDVAELGYRELSRWVNSSEGTDMRDLALKVRAGTYGDIDTVVEHIRVQRDTHLVMLDNYREMEKRQFPAPDQLTGAALHQYLVLRGGVRMEEGFTDWCDEMITSLSTARTESENHE from the coding sequence GTGGCACTCACCCACGCGATCCTGTTGTCCCTGGCCGAGCAGAACGGGTCAGGTTACGAGCTCACGAGCCGATTCGACCGGTCGATCGGCTACTTCTACAGCGCCACGCACCAGCAGATCTATCGCACGCTGCGCCGCATGGAGGACGACAGCTGGCTGCGCTGCACCGTCGTCGACCAAGAAGGACGGCCCGCGAAGAAGGTCTACGACGTCGCCGAGCTGGGCTATCGCGAGTTGTCCCGGTGGGTCAACAGCTCCGAGGGCACCGACATGCGCGACCTGGCCCTCAAGGTCCGCGCGGGTACCTACGGCGACATCGACACGGTGGTCGAACACATCCGCGTGCAACGCGACACGCACCTCGTCATGCTCGACAACTACCGCGAAATGGAAAAACGCCAGTTTCCCGCTCCGGATCAGCTCACCGGCGCGGCCCTGCATCAATATCTCGTCCTACGCGGCGGTGTCCGCATGGAAGAGGGCTTCACCGATTGGTGCGACGAAATGATCACTTCCTTGTCCACAGCCCGGACTGAAAGCGAGAATCATGAGTAA
- the fdxA gene encoding ferredoxin has translation MTYTIAEPCVDVMDKACIEECPVDCIYEGGRMLYIHPDECVDCGACEPVCPVEAIFYEDDVPDQWTGYIQGNADFFVDLGSPGGAAKVGKTDYDPPSVKELPPMGEGH, from the coding sequence GTGACCTACACGATCGCGGAACCGTGCGTCGACGTTATGGATAAGGCATGCATTGAGGAATGCCCCGTCGACTGCATCTACGAGGGTGGGCGCATGCTCTATATCCACCCCGACGAATGTGTCGACTGCGGTGCTTGCGAACCGGTGTGCCCTGTGGAGGCCATCTTCTATGAGGACGACGTGCCGGATCAGTGGACCGGCTATATCCAGGGCAACGCTGACTTCTTCGTAGACTTGGGCTCGCCCGGTGGTGCCGCGAAGGTAGGCAAGACCGATTACGACCCGCCGTCGGTCAAGGAGCTTCCGCCCATGGGTGAGGGACACTGA